ATTATGTCCGATAAAAGATTGAAGATCGGGGAAATTCTCGTTAAGGCGGGATTGATCCAGGAGGAACAGCTTCAGCAGGCGCTCAAGACCCAGAACCAGTTGGGAGGGACGCTCGGGGAAAACCTCATTCGCTTGGGATTCCTCAGCGAAGAGGTGCTCCTGAACGGCTTGTCCGAGCAAATGGGGATGCAGCACATCAACCTGGAGAAGGTGGAAGTTCCCTCCGCCATCCAGCGGCTCGTCCAGCTGGAGACCGTCCGGCTGCGGCGACTTCTCCCCATCGGGCTCGAGGGGAAGCGGCTGGTGATCGGGATGGTGGACCCCACCGACCTCACGGCCCTTTCGGACGTGGAGTTCCAGTCGGGCCACAGCATCAAGCCGGTGATCCTGTCGGCGATGCATTTCGAGCAGGCACTGGTCTTCTTCCAGGCCCACGGATACGGCACCGTCGCGCTGAAACTCCAGGACGAGAAGGAAACCAAGAAAACGGTCGTCAAGCTCGAGAAGAGCATGGCGAGCCTCCTCGAGGTGCTGGTGTCCTGGAAAGGGCAGGATCTGCACCTTTCCGCGGGGGCGATCCCGTCGATCCGCGTCGACAACGAGATCCGGCGATTGGCCCTTCCTGTGCTCAAGCCGGTCGAGATCGAGCAGATGATCATCGCCATCCTGACACCGGAACAGAAGCGGGCGTTCGTGGAGGACAAGGAGCTCGACTTCGCCTATTCGCTCCATGGGCTGGGGCGCTTCCGGTGCAACGTCTATCGGCAGCGCAACTCCATCGCTTTCACCGCCCGGCACGTAGCGGACATCATCCCCACCCCCGCCGAGCTCGGCCTCCCGGATTTCCTTAGAGACTACGTACTCAAGACGCAGGGGCTCATCCTGGTCACCGGCCCCAACGGGCACGGCAAATCCACCACGCTGGCCAGCCTCGTGGAAATGATCAACCGGGAGCGGAAGGCCAACGTCATTACGATCGAGGACCCGATCGAGTTCACGCACCAGCACAAGAGCTCCAATATCAATCAGCGCGAGGTGGGGACCGACACGCTGTCCTTCACCGACGGCCTGCGGCACATCTTCCGACAGAACCCCGACGTGATCGTCATCGGAGAGCTTCGGGACTACGAGAGCGTCTCCATCGCCCTGTCGGCCGCGGAGACCGGCCACATGGTCATGGGAACGCTCCATTCGAACAGCGCCACGGCGGCAGTGGACCGGATCGTCGATATCTTCCCGGGGAGCCAGCAGCCCCAGATCCGTGCCCAGCTGGCCGAATCCCTCCTGCTCGCTTTCTCCCAGCGTCTCCTCCGGCGCGCCTCCGGAACCGGCAGGGTCCTCGCATGGGAGAAGATGAGCACATCCCTGCGCGTGCGGAACGCGATCCGGGAGGGGAAGGTCAGCCAGCTGCGCGGAATGATGCAGGCGAACGTCGAGGAGCTGGTCAGCATCGACTGGACCCTGGCGGAGCTGGTCGCCTCCGGCAAGGTGAAGTACGAGGAGGCGTGCAAGTACGCCGACAATATCACGTATCTGAACGACCAGCTCAAGGTGCGGGGAGTCTACAAATAGGGACCGGGCCGAAAGAGTCTTCATCACGGCGGGGAGAGGTTGACCGATGATCGGGAAGAAGATCCGCCTGGAGCGGATCATGGACCGGAACAACCGGAAGACGGTGATCGTCCCCATGGACCACGGGGTGACGGTCGGCCCCATCCCCGGGCTCATCCAGATCCCCCCCGCGGCCAACCTCATTGCGGAGGGAGGGGCCAACGCCGCCATCGTGCACCGGGGGGCGGCGATGTTCGGGCACCGGGGGTACGGGAAGGACCTGGGGCTTATCCTCCACCTCTCCGCCAGCACGAACCTTTCCCCTGACTCCAACCGGAAAGTCCTGGTGGCGACGGTCGAGGATGCCCTGCAGATGGGCGCCGACGCGGTCTCCATCCACGTGAACCTGGGGGCCGACGACGAGGCACGGATGCTCCGGGATTTCGGCGCGGTGTCCAGCGCCTGCCAGCGGTGGGGGATGCCGCTTCTCGCGATGATCTACACCCGCGGCCCCAAGATCAAGAACGAGTATGACCTCCGCTACGTGCGCCATGCCGCCCGGGTGGGGGCGGAAATGGGCGCGGACATCGTGAAGGTCCCCTACACCGGCAGCCCCGAGACGTTCCGGGAGGTGGTGGAAGGGTGCGCGAGCCCGGTGGTCATCGCCGGCGGAGAGAAGATGGAAAGCGACGAGCAAGTCCTGCGGATGGTCCGGGACGCCGTCGCGGCGGGAGGATCCGGGGCCTCCATCGGGAGGAACGTCTTCCAGCACCCGTCTCCGGCCACGATGGTCCGGGCCATCGTGGCGATCGTCCACGGCGGGGCGACCCTTCAGGAAGCGATGGGGTTGCTCAAGGCCAAGGGGAAGTGATGGTTCCCGTGCTTTGGGCGCGGGTCATCCCGTGGAACAAGGAGATCGCGGTCGCCGCGCTGGAATCCGGCGTCGACACGCTGTGGATCCCCGACGGCTGCCTCGAAAGGGCGCGGGAACTGGGGCGGGTCCGTACCGCGTGCGCGGAGGGCGACTTCCGCGAGGGACGGGATTACCGCGTTACCGAGATGAAGGGGAAGTCGGACGAGGGAGCGATCCTTTCCTCTCCGCCGGAGACGATCTGGGTCGTCTTTCCCTGCGAGCGGGAGGTGATTCCCCTCGAGAATCTGGTCGCCTGGCGTCGGAAGATCCTGGCCGCCGCCCGGACCCCCGAGGAGGTGACGCTCTACCGCGGGGTCCTCGAAAAGGGCGTGCACGGAATCGTTCTCCTTGCGGACGACCCCGGCAGGATGCGCGCACTGGCCTCCGCAGCCCGGAAAGAGACCGAGGCGACCCGGCTGGTCGAAGCCGGGGTTACCGGGGTTTCCCCGCTCGGCATCGGCGACCGGGTCTGCGTGGATACCTGCACGCTGATCGAGGGGAGCCGGGGGATGCTGGTGGGCAACTCGAGCGCGGGGCTGTTCCTGGTCTGCGCGGAGAATGTTCCCAACCCCTATGTCCTTCCACGCCCCTTCCGCGTCAACGCCGGTGGGGTTCATTTGTACTGCCGGCTCCCCGGCGGGCGCACCGCCTATCTTTCCGAACTTGCGTCCGGATCCGAAGTTCTCCTGGTGAACGAGGTGGGCGAGGGAGAAACCGCCACGGTCGGACGGGTCAAGGTGGAGCGGAGACCCCTTCTCCAGGTCCGTGCGAAGGCTCCTTCCGGGGCGGTCCACTCCGTCGTCCTGCAGAACGCGGAAACGATCCGTCTGGTAGGTCCGGGGGGCGCGACCGTTTCCGTGGCGAAGCTTCGCGAGGGGGACGCCGTTCTTCTCGCGGAGGAAGCGGCGGGTCGGCACTTCGGCGTGGCGGTCGAGGAGACGATCCGCGAAAATTGAGGGATTTCCCGCACGCCATAAAGGTATAATGATTCTGTCGTAGGTCGCCGTTTGAGGAGGGAGCATGTTCGGACTCGGATTGCCGGAGTTACTGGTTCTGCTGGTCATCGTCGTCCTGCTGTTCGGCGCGGGAAAGCTGCCGCAGATCGGACAGGGCCTGGGGGAAGGGATCCGCAATTTCAAGAAATCGATGAAGCAAAAAGACGAGGTCGACGTCACCCCTGCCAAGACCGACGACCAGAAAAAATAGGCGCCCTTGCGGCGGCGCCTCCATGGCGTCCCTTCAGTCGCTGTCCTTCGCTTCCAGGCGGTAGGCGCTGATCCCTTCGGGAGCGTTGATAAACACCACCATGAACGGCACGGATTTCCCCGGCGCGACGTCCATGTTGACCAGCTTTTCGCCGAACTGGTTGGAGAGGGATTCCTCGATCTTTTCACGGGTGGCCGTGCGCAGGGTTTCCGCGGAGAGGACGGTTCCCGCGTAGGAGGTTCTCTCCGCTAACGGCTGATCCTTGCTGTCCAGCAGCGCTGCGTGGATCCGGATGCCGCTCTTGCGGGTTCTTCCCATGTTCGCCACTTGGCCCTTGATGACAAACAGGTTCCCCGCCCTCGTGTTGGGTTCGTAGTAGCCGATCAGGTTCCTGACGTCGAATTGTGGGCCGGGCTTGCCGCTACGGGGCAGCCACAGCGATTCCATTCCGGGCACCAGCCCCCGCAGAAGGTCCTGCCCGTTCTTGGTGAACCCGAGGTAGGCCCCGCCTCCCGCAAGCGCAACGAACAGGAGGACAAGGGCGATCAGGGAGGGCCGCAAGGGCGGGGATGCCGCCTTCCGCGCCTCGGGCGGTCTCGTGGGAAGGGCTTCCCTGATTTTCCGCAATTCCGGCGAGACAGGAGCGTCCGGTGCGCTTTCCGCCGGAGCCGTCATCGATTCCGGGGCGGCGGCGGATGGCGTCTCTTCCGTGGACTCCTGCCGGAGATGGGTGGAGAGATCGAACCTCTCCCCCTTCTCTTCTTTCCTGTGCTCCTCCTTCAGAAAGTCGTGGGCATCTCCGGTGCCGATGAGGAAATCGGGCATGGCCGCATCTTTCGGCGGTTCGGCGGGAAGATCGAGGTCGAACCTTTCCTCCGGCCGAAAGTCGATGGCGAGATCCGGAAGGGCGGTCGACTCTTTTTCCTCTTCCGCCGGCGAGGATTTCTCCGTCCCGCTGGTGGCGAGATATTTCCCGAAGGGGACATCGACCTCGTCTTTTCCCCCGGAGAGTCCGGCCGGGAGAGAGGGTTCCGGCGGCGCCTCTTCCGGCTTTTCCTCCATCGACTCCCGGATCACGGAACGAAGGTCGAGGAAACCTTCGCCGGCCTCCTTCGCTGCTGCCGCCTGGGGTTCCTCGGGTTTCAAGACCATGATGGGCTCTCCGCAACGGCGGCAGCGGACCCGCGCCCCTCTCCCCTTGATCTTGGTCTCGTCCAGCCTGAACCGCGTCCGGCATGCGGGGCACTCGATGATCATCTGCGTCCTCCGTCAAGAACCTTTCGACCGCCGGAAAGCGGCAAGGTGTAGATCTGCGGGAGCTGCCGGTACGCCTCCCCGTAATCCATTCCGTATCCCACGAGGAAGCCCCTTTTCAGGCGGAACCCCGGGAATTCGATGTCCGCGCCGGTCACCCTCCGCTCACGCTTGTCCACGAGGGCGCAGGAGCGGACCGATCGGGCGTTTTTCCCTTCCAGGTGCCGTCTCAGGAACGCCATGGTATTCCCCGTGTCGACGATGTCCTCCACGATCAGGACGTCCCTGCCGGAGACGTCGATCTCCACGTCCTTCGTGACCTCGATGCATTTCCCCGGAGCCTCCCCGTTGCCGTAGCTGCGTACCCGCAGGAAATCGATCCGGGCGGGGATCGCAAGCTCCCGGGCAAGGTCGCCGAGGAACAGAAAGCCGCCCTTTAAAATGCCCACGAGGACAAGGTCCGCTCCGGCGTAGGACTTCTCGATCCGGCGGGCGAGCGAGGCGACCTTCCTCCGGATCTGCGCTGCGGTGAACCGCGGCCTTCTTCCGACTATAGTGAATTTCGGCCGCTTGCTCAAGCCTGCAGCCTCGCCTTGTGCCGGCGCGCTCCCATGGCGCAGAGCAGGATGCCGGCTTCGTAGAGGATATAGAGCGGGATGGCGATCAGGATCTGGGAGGCCACGTCCGGAGGCGTCAGGACGGCGGCCAGGAGGAGCACCCCCAGCACGGCCACCTTTCTCCCCTTGCGCAACAGAGCCGGGGTAAGGATCCCGGCCCGCCCGAGGAGGTACAGCATCAGCGGGAGCTCGAACATGATGCCGAAGGTGAGGAGCAGCCGAAGGATCAAGGACAGGGATTCCTTCATCGACGGCATGGGGACGATGACGGAGCGGCCGAACCCCAGGAAGAAGGAGAGGACCTGCGGGATGGCCACGAAATATCCGAACGCCATGCCGGCGAGAAGCCCGAACGTCGACCACGCGACGCAGATCTGGACGACCGTCCGCTCCCTTCGATAGAGGCCCGGGGAGACGAAGCGCCAGAGCTGGTAGAGGATCACCGGGCTGGCGAGGACGAACCCGCCCCAGAGGGCCACCTTGAAGTAGGTGAGAAACGCCTCGGTGAGTTCGGTGAAGATGAGGCGGGAATTGCCGGGGAGGTGGATGAATAGCGGCCGTAGCAACCACTCGTAGATGTCCTCCGACCAGTTGTAACAGAGTCCCGCCCCGACCCCGAGCGCAAGAAGGGAGCGGATCAGGCGCTTTCGCAGTTCCTCCAGGTGCTCGGAGAGAGGGAGCCGGACTTCCTCTTCATTACGGGCTTCCTCGCGGACTTCCTCACTCATGCGGCGGGGAAACCCGACGGGCTCATCCCTGGGAGACCGGCGGGCGGGGCGTGGTCTCTTCCTTCGCGGCCTCCTCCTTCGGGGCTTCCTCCTTCATGGCCTCGTCAATGCTCTTCTTGACCTCCTCCGAGGCCTTCTTGAACTCGGCAAGCCCCTTGCCCAGACTCTTGGCCAGGTCCGGCAGCCGCTTCGGCCCGAAAAAGATCAGGACCACGACCAAGATGAGGAGCATCTCCTGGAAGCCGATCCCGAACATTTGCACCCCCGTGACGATCTTCTTTTACTACTATACCCCAGGGTTCCGTTCCAAATCCATGTTATCCAATAGGATAAAACCCGCTATCCGATCGGATGGAAGGAACGGATCGCGAACCTTCGCCCGAATGCGCAGACCGCCGTTTTACACGGATTTTTAAAAAGGCACGGCATTTGATAGGAAGATCCATTGAGGTCTTATCCACCACCGATCGCAGGGAGGAACCGCGTGTTCCTGGGTGTCGACATCGGATCGATCAGCGTGAAATTCGCCCTTTTCGTGCCGCCGGGAGGCGGGCCGGTGAGCGAGGAGGTTCTCGGGACGTTCCAGAATCCGGAGCCGATCGGGATTCCGGGAAGGGGGCAGGCGTATCTACTGTCCTACGATCGGCTCCTCGGGGATCCGAACCGGAAAGTTCCGGAGCGATTGCGGTACTGGCTGGGCACACTGGGAGCCTCCCGCGTGCCGTCCTTGGCCGTTACGGGGAAGGCCAGCAAGCACCTCTCGGAGAAACTTTCCGCCCATTACGAAAACGATTTTCGCTGCCTGGTGAAGGCGGTGACCGCGATCTACCCGGATGTCCGCACGATCTTCGAGATGGGAGGGGAAAACTCCAAGGTGATTCGCCTCGAACCCGGGCGCCCGGGCGAGGCGGTCCGGATCAAGGACTACGACACCAACGGGGACTGCGCCGCCGGCACGGGCTCCTTTATCGACCAGCAGGCCAACCGGATGCAGTTTGCCGTGGAGGAGATCGGGGAGATGGTCGTACGGGCCGCGAATTCGGCCAGGATCGCCGGGCGCTGTTCCGTGTTCGCCAAGTCCGACATGATCCATGCCCAGCAGAAGGGGTTTTCCCCCGAGGAAATCCTGAAAGGTCTGTGCGAGGCGGTGGCCCGCAACTTCAAGAGCAACATCAATAAGGGGAAAGACCCGGGACCGAAGGTGGCGCTGGCCGGCGGATTGTTCGCAAACCAGGGGGTCGTCCGGGCGGTCTGCGACGCATTCGGGTTCGCCTCCGGGGACGTCGTCCTTTCCCCCGGCTTCGCGCACCTGAGCGCCATCGGGGCTGCGCTGGCGGCGGCGGAGATCCCGGCGTCGGAGAGGAAAGTCGTTATTGCGGAGATCTCCGATTCGGACGTCGGGAAGGAGTTCCATAAATCCTTCCCGGCCTGGCCGAGGCTGTCCACGGAAAACGTCGTCTTCCTCCGGGACCGGGTGGCTCCTCCTCCCCGGATCGAGGGGAAGCCGGAAGTCTTCCTCGGAATCGACATCGGTTCGGTGAGCACCAATTTCGTCCTCACCGACTGGGAGGGGAATCTCCTGAAGGAGATTTACGTCGGCACGCAGGGGCGCCCCGTCCAGGTGGTCACCGACGGCCTGCGGGACCTGTGGGAGGAGTTTGGCGACACGGTGACGATCCGAGGGGTGGGGACCACCGGTTCGGGCCGGGAGCTCATCGGGGAGCTGGTGGGAGCGGACACGGTCCAGGACGAGATCACGGCCCACAAGACCGGCTCCACCTTCATCAGCCGCCGCTTCTTCGACCAGCCGGTCGACACCATCTTCGAGATCGGGGGGCAGGATTCCAAGTTCATCGGCCTCGAAAACGGGGTCGTGGTGGACTTCGCGATGAACGATGCCTGCGCGGCGGGGACGGGATCGTTCCTCGAGGAGCAGGCGGAGCGGCTGGGCATCCAGATCAAGGGAGAGTTCGCCACGCTTGCGCTCTCCTCCAAGGCGCCGATCCGGATGGGCGAGCGGTGCACGGTGTTCATGGAGCAGGACCTGAACAACTTCCTCCACCTGGGCGCGGAAAAGATCGACCTCGTGGCGGGGCTGGCTTATTCCGTGGTCCTCAACTACCTCAACCGGGTGGTCCGCGGGCGCAGGATCGGCGACACCATCTACTTCCAGGGAGGAACGGCCTACAACGACGCCGTGGCGGCCGCCTTCACGCACGTCCTGGGGAAGAAGATCATCGTCCCGCCGCACAACGGGGTCATCGGCGCCATCGGCATGGCGCTGCTCGCGCGAGACAAGGTGAAAGCGCTCGGACGGTCCACACGGTTCCGCGGGTTCGACCTCCAGCAGGTGGACTACCGGCGCCGGGAGTTCGTCTGCAAGGGGTGCAGCAACGTCTGCGACATGCAGGAGATCCAGGTCGACGGGACGCGCACCTACTGGGGCGACAAGTGCTCCGAGAAGTACCGGAAGGCCGCCCGCACCGAGACGCGGCCGGTGATCGACGACCTGCCGGCGCGCCGGGCCGAGTACCTCGACCGATTGGCCGAGGGAGCCGAGAGCGGGCCGCGGGGGATCGCGGGATATCCCCGCGCCATGTACTACTTCGAGCGGTTCCCGTTCTGGAAGGGGTTCCTCTCGGCCGTCGGGTTCGGGGTGAAGGTCAGCCCGCGGACCGACAAGACGATCGCCCGCGAGGGGCTCGAGCTTACGGTCGCGGAGCCGTGCTACCCGATCCAGGTCGCCCACGGACACGTGGCGGCGCTGCTTCGGGACGGGATCGACTTCCTGTTCGTCCCCAACGTCATCAACTCGGAGACGGAGCACATGCACACCGAATCCCACTTCTGCCCCTGGGGGCAGACGCTGCCGTTCGTGCTGGGCGCCGTTCCCAAGTGGGAGAAGGAGCTGCGCCAGAAGCTGCTGTCTCCCACGGTGCGCTTCCGGGACGGCGAGAAGTACGTCGTCGAGGACCTGTTCGAGTGCTTCGGTTCCCTGGGCGTCTCCCGCCGCGAGATCCGGGAAGGGATACGCGCCGGAACCCGCGAGCAGCGGAAGTTCCACGACTTCCTGATGAGCGCGGGGGCCGTCGCGGTATCCGAAGTGGAGAAGGCGGGGGCCAACGCCATCGTCCTGCTCGGCCGCCCGTACAACCTGTACGACCGCGACATCAACCTGAACATCCCCTCCAAGCTGCGTGACCAGTACGGGGCCAACGTCCTCCCGATCGATTTCCTTCCCGTGGACGACATCGACATCCGGGACATCCACGACAACATGTTCTGGAACTACGGGAGGAAGATCATCGCCGCGGCGAGGTGGTGCCGGCCCCGCCCGAAATTCCACTTGATCTACATCACGAACTTCAAGTGCGGGCCGGATTCGTTCATCCGTCATTTCATCACCCGCGCCTCGGAGTCGCCGTATCTCTCGCTGCAGTTCGACGGGCACGGCAACGACGCGGGATACATGACCCGGTGCGAGGCCTATCTCGACAGCAAGGGGGTATTGCGCTGGTGGGCGGAAACGTGAGCGGCTCTTCCCTCGAGGGACGAACGGTATTTTTTCCAACGATGACCGATGCGGGATCCAGGGTCATCGCGGCGGCGTTCCGGTCGGTCGGAATCGATGCCCGGACCATGCCGCCTTCCGACGAAGAGACGCTGGTCCTGGGGGGGCGCCACTCCTCCGGCGAGGAATGCCTCCCGCTGAAAGTGACCCTCGGGGATGCCCTGAAGCTGCTGGTACACAGTAAGATTCCCCCCGAGAGGATGGCCATTTTTATGCCGACTTCCGACGGTCCCTGCCGCTTCGGGCAGTACGGCTCGTTCATGAAAGTGGTTTTCCGTGAGATGGGGTACGGCGACGTGCTCCTGCTGTCGCCCACCTGCGAGGACGGGTACTCCGGCGTGGGAAAGCATGCGGACGAGCTGCTGCGCACCGCATGGCGCGCGCTGGTGGCGGGCGACCTGCTCCAGAAGCTTTTGCTCCGGGTACGGCCGTACGAAAAGGTGAAGGGGGCCGCGGACGCGGCGTTCGAGGAGGCGATCGACCTGGTCTGCCGGGCGGTCGAGGTCCGGGGGGAGACCCACAAGCAAAGACTCGAGCGGATCGTGAAGAGCCTGCGACAGGGGAGGGCCCTCCTGAACCAGGTCCCTGCCGATTTCTCGGTCCTCCGGCCGCTCATCGGCGTGGTCGGGGAGATCTTCTGCCGGCTGAACACGTTCAGCAACGACGATGCGCTGCGGAAGGTGGAGGAGGCCGGCGGGGAGTGCTGGATCTCCGACGTGAGCGAATGGGTGTGGGCGACCAACGCCGAGCAGATCCGCATGCTCAAGCGCTTCCGCAAGCATCTCACAGTGGAAATGTTCGGCGCCTGGCTGAAATGGCACTTCCAGCGGAAGGACGAGCATGCCCTCCTGGACGTGTTCCAGGGGGATTTCCGGGGCTACGAGGAGCCGCACGACATCCGGGTCATCTACGACCTTGCGCGCCCCTACCTGCCGCCGGAGGGAGCCTTGGGCGAGATGATGCTGTCCGTCGGGAAGACGGTCTACCTGCACCGGAAAGGAGCCGACGGAATCCTGGACATCAACCCCTTTTCCTGCATGAATGGAATCGTATCGGAGGCGGTCTACCCCCGCGTCTCCCGCGATTGCGACGGGCTGCCGGTCCGGGTACTCTATTTCGACGGGACGCGGGTGGACCGAAGGTACGAGCTGGAGATCTTCATGGACCTGGTGCGCGCCTATTCGGCGAGGAAAAAGACGCTGCGCCGCCTCCCGGAAGGCGTGGGGGTTGCTGTCCCGCGCGCGGATGCCGGTTGAACATCGCCATCCTTTCGGACCTTCATTCCAACGGCGACGCACTGGATGCCGTGGCGCGGGAGCTCGCCGCGCGACGCGTTGACCGCGTCTACCATCTGGGGGACCTGGTCGGGTACAACGCCGAGCCCGAAAAATGCGTGCAGTGGGCCATCGGGCACACCGCCGGAGGCATCCTGGGCAACCATGACGCCGTCGCCTGCGGGAAGGCGGACGGGGAGTTCTTCAACGCGCCGGCGCTGATTGCGGCGCGTTGGTCGGCGGAGCATCTCTCCGCCCGGTCCCGGGAATATCTGAAATCCCTCCCCGATCGGCTGGTCGTGGAGAAGGAGCTCCTGATGGTGCACGGGGCTCCCTCCGACCCCGACCGCTACCTCTTCACGCTGGACGACGCGGTGGAAGAGCTGGACGCCTTGACGGAGGACCCGAGCGTGAAGGTCGTGTTTTTCGGCCACACCCACGTCCCCGCGGCGGTCATCCGCCGGCGGGACGGAAGCACCGTCTCCGTTCCTACCGGCGAATACCGTCTGAAGGAAGGGGAGACCGCCCTGCTCAACCCCGGCAGCGTCGGCCAGCCCCGCGACCGGAACCCGGAGTCTTCCTTCCTCCTCTTCGACACCCGGATCCGCGCAGCCTCCTGGGTCCGAACGCCGTACGACATTCCGGGGTGCCAGCGGAAGGTGCTGGACGCGACCCTGCCCCGCTTCTTCGCCACGCGGCTCACGGAAGGGACGTGAAACCGCGGGGCTATCGCCTCCTGCCCCACACCGCGGACATCCGCCTGGAGGTCCGCGGACAGGACCTGGCCGGGCTTTTCGCGACGAGCGTCACATCCCTCTTCTCCCTCCTCACCGACCGCCGCCGCGTCCGCGCAGCGGAAACGAGGACCCTCGAGGTCTCCGGGAGAGACCTCGAGGACCGGCTTTTCCTGCTGCTTCGCGAGGCGCTGCTGCTCTTTACCGTGGACCGTTTTCTCGTCCGGAGCGCACGTGGTAAGATGAACAGATCGGGAGTGCGGGTGGAGGTTCGGGGCGAGGCGTTCGACGCCTCCCGGCACCACGCATTTCGCGAGATCAAGGCGGTGACCGCCCACGGGATGGTCGTGGAAAGGATCCCGGGCGGGTTTGCCGCACGGTACGTGATCGACGTCTAGCCCCTTCGGCGGCCTTGAGAAAGAGGAGGGCCGGCCATGCAATACCACGGCGTCTCTTTGAATAAATTGTCCGACATCATGTGGGAAATTCCTCAGGCCGGCGGGATGCGGGTCCCGGGCCTGATCTTCGCCTCCGAGGCGATGATGGGCGACATCCTGAAAGACGAGGCCGTGCGGCAGGTGATGAACGTGGCCTACCTGCGGGGATCCTCCGGTACAGCATCGGGATGCCCGACATCCACTGGGGATACGGCTTCCCCATCGGGGGAGTGGCGGCGATGGACCTCGACGAGGGGGTAATCTCCCCCGGTGGCGTGGGGTACGACATCAACTGCGGCGTGCGCCTCCTGCGGTCCGGTCTCACCGTCGAGGCGCTGCGTCCGAGACTCCCGGAGCTGTTGGGCGCCCTGCATCACGGGGTTCCCTCGGGGGTCGGCTCCACGGGCTTCGTCCGCCTTTCGGGACCCGACGTGGAGACGGTGTTGAGCGAAGGATCCCGCTGGGCGTCGTCGGCGGGGTTCGGGACGGACGAGGACGTCGCGTTCACCGAGAGCGGGGGAAAGTACCCCGGCGCCGACCCGGACGCCGTCTCGACGGTGGCGAAGAAGCGAGGCAGGGAACAGCTGGGGACTCTCGGATCGGGGAACCACTTCCTCGAAGTGGACGAAGTCATGGAGATCCACGACGACGAGGCGGCGGCGGCTTACGGGCTCTTCATCGGACAGGCGGTGGTCCTCATCCACTCCGGATCGCGGGGGCTCGGCTACCAGGTGTGCGACGACTACCTGGTGACCATGGCGGAGTACATGCGGAGGAACCGCATCGAACTGCCGGACCGCCAGCTGGCATGTGCACACAT
Above is a window of Deltaproteobacteria bacterium RBG_16_64_85 DNA encoding:
- a CDS encoding fructose-bisphosphate aldolase (catalyzes the reversible formation of fructose 1,6-bisphosphate from glycerone phosphate and D-glyceraldehyde 3-phosphate), encoding MIGKKIRLERIMDRNNRKTVIVPMDHGVTVGPIPGLIQIPPAANLIAEGGANAAIVHRGAAMFGHRGYGKDLGLILHLSASTNLSPDSNRKVLVATVEDALQMGADAVSIHVNLGADDEARMLRDFGAVSSACQRWGMPLLAMIYTRGPKIKNEYDLRYVRHAARVGAEMGADIVKVPYTGSPETFREVVEGCASPVVIAGGEKMESDEQVLRMVRDAVAAGGSGASIGRNVFQHPSPATMVRAIVAIVHGGATLQEAMGLLKAKGK
- a CDS encoding preprotein translocase subunit TatA; its protein translation is MFGLGLPELLVLLVIVVLLFGAGKLPQIGQGLGEGIRNFKKSMKQKDEVDVTPAKTDDQKK
- a CDS encoding hypoxanthine phosphoribosyltransferase; the encoded protein is MVGRRPRFTAAQIRRKVASLARRIEKSYAGADLVLVGILKGGFLFLGDLARELAIPARIDFLRVRSYGNGEAPGKCIEVTKDVEIDVSGRDVLIVEDIVDTGNTMAFLRRHLEGKNARSVRSCALVDKRERRVTGADIEFPGFRLKRGFLVGYGMDYGEAYRQLPQIYTLPLSGGRKVLDGGRR
- a CDS encoding twin arginine-targeting protein translocase TatC → MSEEVREEARNEEEVRLPLSEHLEELRKRLIRSLLALGVGAGLCYNWSEDIYEWLLRPLFIHLPGNSRLIFTELTEAFLTYFKVALWGGFVLASPVILYQLWRFVSPGLYRRERTVVQICVAWSTFGLLAGMAFGYFVAIPQVLSFFLGFGRSVIVPMPSMKESLSLILRLLLTFGIMFELPLMLYLLGRAGILTPALLRKGRKVAVLGVLLLAAVLTPPDVASQILIAIPLYILYEAGILLCAMGARRHKARLQA
- a CDS encoding twin arginine-targeting protein translocase TatB — protein: MFGIGFQEMLLILVVVLIFFGPKRLPDLAKSLGKGLAEFKKASEEVKKSIDEAMKEEAPKEEAAKEETTPRPPVSQG